A single genomic interval of Astyanax mexicanus isolate ESR-SI-001 chromosome 4, AstMex3_surface, whole genome shotgun sequence harbors:
- the LOC111190407 gene encoding uncharacterized protein LOC111190407, with product MRHQQCPICHVTYSNLPKHLTGFHNVVNPKEKALLLSLSSGRVKGLFRCEEPQCGKTVKRLDRHYAECHIDKTLDEAKSIVTRCKKQYILEQLGKLRETHPQVLMVSVLDLGCQDDRWTRPPPNAPATANLACSQGHQRTSRLKAEVLGRSIDIPPDTETPGMSTDVKPEPVPAETTQDLTPNCSNTDCQRLLRENQELKARLGLGKGECPRQDCQHKSQELSRLVQLYMASPQKKLRNKFSRKDDFETEHTPKYEQVLQDFFVFCVGANPSSKVKDNGSTCRSHVRRFLLFAGEGKLLKGDFSFLADSTKIAEWVEVLKTDRNKPTTIRINLVNIHKFVKFLKDLPATQTKLSVRDFQRIHAQIKACLKDLQKDVTVHSRGRQLRQRTQTH from the exons ATGAGGCACCAGCAGTGCCCTATTTGCCATGTCACATACTCAAATCTTCCTAAGCATCTGACGGGATTCCACAACGTGGTGAATCCCAAAGAGAAGGCCCTGCTCCTGAGCCTCTCCAGCGGACG cgTGAAGGGATTGTTCCGATGTGAGGAGCCTCAATGCGGGAAAACGGTTAAAAGGCTTGACAGGCATTACGCAGAATGCCACATTGATAAAACG CTCGATGAAGCTAAGAGCATCGTCACAAGGTGCAAAAAACAATACATTCTGGAGCAGCTAGGAAAACTGAGGGAAACCCATCCTCAGGTGCTGATGGTCAGCGTGCTGGATTTGGGCTGCCAGGACGACCGATGGACCCGACCACCCCCCAACGCACCAGCAACGGCGAACCTAGCCTGCAGCCAGGGACATCAACGGACCTCCCGCCTGAAAGCGGAAGTCCTGGGGAGGTCCATAGACATCCCACCcgacactgaaacacctggaatGTCCACAGATGTCAAACCAGAGCCAGTGCCGGCGGAGACCACCCAGGACCTCACACCCAACTGCTCAAACACAGACTGCCAGCGGCTTCTGAGAGAAAATCAGGAACTCAAGGCACGTCTGGGTTTGGGCAAGGGAGAATGCCCCAGGCAGGACTGCCAGCATAAAAGCCAGGAGCTCTCCAGGCTGGTGCAGCTCTACATGGCAAGCCCCCAGAAAAAGCTCCGAAATAAATTTTCCAGAAAGGATGATTTTGAAACAGAGCATACCCCAAAATATG AACAAGTCCTACAagacttttttgtcttctgtGTCGGGGCCAATCCTTCAAGCAAAGTAAAAGACAATGGCAGTACCTGCCGGAGCCACGTCCGCAGGTTTCTTTTGTTTGCAGGAGAGGGCAAGCTCCTGAAGGGGGACTTTTCCTTTTTAGCCGACTCAACGAAGATTGCAGA GTGGGTGGAGGTTCTGAAAACAGACCGAAACAAACCCACGACCATAAGAATTAATCTAGTAAACATCCACAAGTTCGTCAAATTCCTAAAAGACCTGCCTGCAACCCAAACAAAACTCAGTGTGAGGGACTTCCAAAGAATCCATGCACAGATAAAGGCGTGCCTGAAGGATCTACAGAAGGATGTCACTGTACATAGCAGAGGAAGGCAGTTGAGACAAAGGACACAAACTCATTAA